The following are from one region of the Polaribacter marinaquae genome:
- a CDS encoding DUF3820 family protein — MINDRQFLIDLAKMRMPFGKFKGRFLIDLPEHYIVWYKTKGFPQGKLGKQMALVYELQLNGLEDIVRKIQKEYS, encoded by the coding sequence ATGATAAACGACAGACAATTTCTAATTGATTTAGCTAAAATGCGAATGCCATTTGGCAAATTTAAAGGTAGGTTTTTAATAGATTTACCAGAACATTATATAGTTTGGTATAAAACCAAAGGGTTTCCGCAAGGTAAATTGGGTAAACAAATGGCACTGGTATATGAACTTCAATTAAATGGTTTAGAAGATATTGTTAGGAAAATTCAGAAAGAATATTCTTAG
- a CDS encoding mechanosensitive ion channel family protein has protein sequence MTLKYIYFGFAILGIFLFFFLLKKFFRWLQTKLDSLDRNVLFKKKELLNIFKFITPRREKHILKFSVRALRIAISIFFLVVYLPFVFSFIPETKEVASTVFDYVMKPVQFVISGFLQFIPGLFFILVIVFITKYLLKFLKYVTGELEREAVRLDGFHADWAKPTFNLIRVVIIAFAAVICFPYIPGSQSDAFKGVSIFFGVLFSLGSTAAISNIVAGVVITYMRPFKVGDRVEIGNTVGDVTERSLLVTRVRTIKNLDVTVPNSTILGNHIINFSKNAAEEVGVILHTSVTIGYDVPSGEVIKALVKGAKNTKMILESPEPFVLVKSLDDFYINYEINCHTKNPEKGALIYSLLHESIKNELHNAGIEILSPHYNAVRDGSVLTVPPENVPKGYVKPGFKVEN, from the coding sequence ATGACTTTAAAGTATATTTATTTTGGATTTGCAATTCTAGGAATTTTCCTTTTCTTCTTTCTTTTAAAGAAGTTTTTTAGATGGTTACAAACCAAATTAGATTCTTTAGATAGAAATGTGTTATTTAAGAAAAAAGAGCTTTTAAACATCTTTAAATTTATAACACCAAGAAGAGAAAAACATATTTTAAAGTTTTCGGTAAGAGCATTAAGAATAGCTATTAGTATTTTTTTCTTAGTGGTTTATTTGCCTTTTGTTTTTAGTTTTATACCAGAAACAAAAGAGGTGGCATCTACAGTTTTCGATTATGTAATGAAACCAGTACAGTTTGTAATAAGTGGTTTTTTACAATTTATACCGGGCTTATTTTTTATTCTAGTAATTGTTTTTATTACTAAATATCTACTTAAATTTTTAAAGTATGTAACTGGCGAATTAGAAAGAGAAGCGGTAAGGTTAGATGGTTTTCATGCAGATTGGGCAAAACCAACTTTTAATTTAATTAGAGTTGTAATTATAGCTTTTGCAGCAGTTATTTGTTTTCCTTACATACCAGGTTCACAATCAGATGCTTTTAAAGGAGTTTCAATATTTTTTGGTGTATTATTTTCTTTAGGTTCTACAGCAGCAATATCTAATATTGTTGCGGGTGTTGTAATTACTTACATGAGACCTTTTAAAGTTGGTGATCGTGTAGAAATAGGAAATACAGTTGGAGATGTTACCGAAAGAAGTTTATTAGTAACTCGAGTTAGAACTATTAAAAACTTAGATGTTACAGTTCCAAATTCTACTATTTTAGGAAATCATATAATCAATTTTAGTAAAAATGCTGCAGAAGAAGTTGGTGTTATTTTACATACTTCTGTAACTATTGGTTATGATGTGCCGAGTGGAGAAGTTATTAAAGCTTTGGTAAAAGGAGCAAAAAATACCAAAATGATTTTAGAATCTCCAGAACCATTTGTTTTGGTAAAAAGTTTAGATGATTTTTATATAAATTATGAAATCAACTGCCACACAAAAAATCCAGAAAAAGGAGCTTTAATTTATTCTTTATTGCACGAAAGTATTAAAAATGAATTGCATAATGCAGGCATAGAAATTTTATCACCGCATTACAATGCTGTTAGAGATGGGAGTGTTTTAACCGTTCCGCCAGAAAATGTGCCTAAAGGATATGTAAAACCTGGTTTTAAAGTTGAAAATTAA
- a CDS encoding DUF1801 domain-containing protein encodes MKPAEEYILNQPEPFKSILLHLQILIEANFSEVDLQFKWKIPFYYLNEKPFCYLNPSKKKGYVDVAFWVSAHLTKYKEHLISENRKVVKSLRYFKIEDINEEILLSVLKEAHSLKDKGFYKRN; translated from the coding sequence ATGAAACCAGCAGAAGAATATATATTAAATCAACCAGAACCTTTTAAGTCTATTTTACTGCACTTGCAAATATTAATAGAGGCTAATTTTTCTGAAGTTGATTTACAATTTAAATGGAAAATTCCTTTTTATTATTTAAATGAAAAACCTTTTTGTTATTTAAATCCATCTAAAAAGAAAGGATATGTTGATGTCGCTTTTTGGGTTTCTGCACATTTAACAAAATATAAAGAACATTTAATTTCAGAGAATAGAAAAGTGGTTAAATCTCTTAGATATTTTAAAATTGAAGATATAAATGAAGAAATTCTGCTGTCTGTTTTAAAAGAAGCACATTCACTTAAAGACAAAGGTTTTTATAAGAGAAACTAA
- a CDS encoding transglutaminase domain-containing protein: MKQFIFFFLIISYSTFSQSFDRVDRIVLEYPKFSKIENLASKIDADFSSDEEKVRAAFFWLAKNIRYDLKQYYNPTGRSFKFSYRNQLEKEQKIEAAKNKIISNTFKTKKGLCEEYAQSFKKICTLLNIEAAVIKGYTRNSADDIGKVVSETNHAWNAVKLNNKWIILDATWAAGYLMNGKWTRKFNSYFYDIPKDKIFKTHLPEDSIWILRFGRITKSEFYNQPIYGQEFLDSAIELLSPKSGFISIKKGKNIVLKFKNLSEKASLLYHFKNYKYAKRPILKSENNITTLTILNPIRNSELYLFLNNKTALQFKVL; the protein is encoded by the coding sequence ATGAAACAATTTATTTTTTTCTTTTTAATAATTTCTTACTCAACTTTTTCTCAGAGTTTTGATAGAGTTGATAGAATCGTTTTAGAATATCCTAAATTCTCTAAAATTGAAAATTTAGCTTCTAAAATAGATGCTGATTTCTCTTCGGATGAGGAAAAGGTTAGAGCTGCATTTTTTTGGTTGGCAAAAAACATAAGATACGACTTAAAGCAGTATTACAATCCTACAGGAAGAAGTTTTAAATTTAGTTACAGAAATCAACTTGAAAAAGAACAAAAAATAGAAGCTGCTAAAAATAAAATTATTAGTAATACTTTTAAAACTAAAAAAGGTTTGTGTGAAGAATATGCACAATCTTTTAAGAAAATATGTACTTTATTAAATATAGAAGCTGCAGTAATAAAAGGATATACTAGAAATTCTGCAGATGATATTGGTAAAGTAGTTTCTGAAACAAACCATGCATGGAACGCAGTAAAACTTAATAATAAATGGATCATTTTAGACGCTACTTGGGCTGCAGGATATTTAATGAATGGAAAATGGACACGTAAATTTAACTCTTATTTTTATGACATACCAAAAGACAAAATTTTTAAAACACATTTACCAGAAGATAGCATATGGATTTTAAGATTTGGCAGAATTACAAAAAGTGAGTTTTATAATCAACCAATTTACGGACAAGAATTTTTAGATTCTGCTATTGAATTGTTATCTCCAAAGAGCGGTTTTATCAGTATAAAAAAAGGTAAAAATATTGTTTTAAAATTTAAGAATTTATCAGAAAAAGCTTCTTTGTTGTATCACTTTAAAAATTACAAATATGCAAAGAGACCAATTTTAAAATCAGAAAATAATATCACAACTTTAACAATTTTAAATCCGATAAGAAACTCTGAATTATATTTATTTTTAAATAATAAAACTGCACTTCAATTTAAAGTTTTATAG
- the kdsA gene encoding 3-deoxy-8-phosphooctulonate synthase: MILSEIPNIKNTDANNFFLLAGPCAIESEEMALRIAEKVVTITDKLEIPYIFKGSFKKANRSRIDSFTGIGDEKALKILRKVSETFNVPTVTDIHEVSDAEKAAAYVDVLQIPAFLVRQTDLVVAAAKTGKVVNLKKGQFMSPGAMKHAVQKVKDAGSNKAWVTDRGTMFGYQDMIVDFRGIPEMREFAPTILDVTHSLQQPNQTAGVTGGRPEMIETIARAGIVNNVDGLFIETHFDPKNAKSDGANMLHLDNLESLLSNLVAIRKTINNL; the protein is encoded by the coding sequence ATGATTTTATCTGAAATTCCGAATATAAAAAACACAGATGCAAATAACTTTTTCTTATTAGCAGGACCATGTGCTATAGAAAGTGAAGAAATGGCATTAAGAATTGCTGAAAAAGTAGTTACTATTACAGACAAATTAGAAATTCCTTACATATTTAAAGGAAGTTTTAAAAAAGCAAATAGAAGTAGAATTGATAGTTTTACAGGAATTGGAGATGAAAAAGCATTAAAAATTTTACGTAAAGTTTCAGAGACATTTAATGTACCAACAGTTACAGATATTCATGAAGTTTCTGATGCAGAAAAAGCAGCAGCATACGTAGATGTTTTGCAAATTCCTGCTTTTTTAGTACGTCAAACAGATTTAGTAGTTGCAGCTGCAAAAACTGGTAAAGTTGTAAACTTAAAAAAAGGACAGTTTATGAGTCCTGGTGCTATGAAACACGCTGTTCAAAAAGTAAAAGATGCGGGTTCTAATAAAGCTTGGGTAACAGATAGAGGAACAATGTTTGGTTATCAAGACATGATTGTAGATTTTAGAGGAATTCCAGAAATGAGAGAATTTGCTCCAACAATTTTAGATGTTACACACTCTTTACAGCAACCTAATCAAACTGCTGGTGTTACAGGCGGAAGACCAGAAATGATTGAAACTATTGCTAGAGCCGGAATTGTAAACAACGTTGACGGTTTATTTATTGAAACTCATTTTGATCCTAAAAACGCAAAATCTGACGGTGCAAACATGCTACATTTAGATAATCTAGAAAGTTTATTAAGTAATTTAGTAGCCATCAGAAAAACAATAAATAACTTGTAA
- a CDS encoding M28 family peptidase, producing MRKIIGAFLAMSLMLSCAIVTKGKDGKAGTAGEPGLNGKKGADGISGKLVKPEKTFFIDSNLVRKHLYTLAADDMEGRKSGTPGIEKAAVYIENEYKKIGLTTFKGLKDYRQTFTFKNRRTKEDITSSNIIGVLEGKSKKNEYVIISAHYDHLGMKKSGEGDLIYNGANDDASGVTGLLVLAKYFKEMGNERTIVFASFTAEEMGLIGSTHFGKGIDADKFVAGINLEMIGKTPSFGPNTAWLTGFDRSDFGKIIQKNLEGTGYQLFPDPYKKFNLFFRSDNASLARLGVPSHTFSTTPIDVDPDYHKLTDEAETLNMTVITQTIQAVAKGTESIINGTDTPTRVIIK from the coding sequence ATGAGAAAAATTATTGGCGCTTTTTTAGCCATGAGCTTAATGCTTAGTTGTGCTATTGTTACAAAAGGAAAAGATGGAAAAGCAGGAACAGCTGGAGAACCAGGTCTAAATGGAAAAAAAGGAGCCGATGGTATTTCTGGAAAACTTGTAAAACCAGAAAAAACTTTTTTTATAGATTCTAATTTGGTTAGAAAACATTTATACACTTTAGCTGCAGATGATATGGAAGGTAGAAAATCTGGAACACCAGGTATCGAAAAAGCTGCGGTTTATATAGAAAATGAATACAAAAAAATAGGACTTACCACGTTTAAAGGTTTAAAAGATTATAGACAAACGTTTACTTTTAAAAATAGAAGAACGAAAGAAGACATTACTTCTAGCAATATTATTGGTGTTTTAGAAGGGAAAAGCAAAAAAAACGAATATGTAATTATTTCTGCGCATTACGATCATTTAGGAATGAAAAAGAGTGGAGAAGGAGACTTAATTTACAATGGCGCAAATGATGATGCTTCTGGTGTTACAGGATTATTAGTTTTGGCAAAATATTTTAAAGAAATGGGGAATGAAAGAACAATTGTTTTTGCATCATTTACTGCAGAAGAAATGGGCTTAATTGGTTCTACACATTTTGGTAAAGGTATAGATGCAGATAAATTTGTTGCAGGAATTAATTTAGAAATGATTGGTAAAACACCAAGTTTTGGCCCAAATACAGCTTGGTTAACTGGTTTTGATCGTTCTGATTTTGGAAAGATTATTCAGAAGAATTTAGAAGGTACAGGTTATCAGTTATTTCCAGATCCCTATAAAAAATTTAATTTATTTTTTAGATCAGACAACGCTTCATTGGCAAGATTAGGTGTGCCATCGCATACGTTTTCAACAACACCAATAGATGTAGATCCAGATTATCATAAATTAACTGATGAGGCTGAAACTTTAAACATGACTGTTATAACACAAACAATTCAGGCAGTTGCAAAAGGTACAGAAAGTATTATAAACGGTACAGATACACCAACAAGAGTAATTATTAAATAA
- a CDS encoding DUF4136 domain-containing protein — translation MKAVKFILLFLVFGCSSSKVVSDYDSNTTYSKYKTFNFYEDNGDNLNDFDITRITNYITLVLKDNFLEQDKLPDFFIYFDTQTASVRNNKSISIGLGNRNVGVSGGIPIGNHKINEKLIIKFIDADTNDLVWEGSLESKISKNRTPEQREAHLKEVISKILQKYPPKN, via the coding sequence ATGAAAGCTGTTAAGTTTATTTTATTGTTCTTAGTTTTTGGTTGTTCTAGTTCGAAAGTAGTGTCAGATTATGATTCAAATACAACGTACTCTAAATATAAAACATTCAATTTTTATGAAGATAACGGAGATAATTTGAATGATTTTGACATAACCAGAATTACAAATTATATAACGTTAGTATTAAAAGACAATTTTTTAGAACAAGATAAATTACCAGACTTTTTTATTTATTTTGATACACAAACAGCTTCTGTAAGAAATAATAAGTCGATTTCTATAGGATTAGGAAATAGAAATGTGGGTGTTTCTGGTGGAATACCAATTGGGAATCATAAAATAAATGAGAAACTAATTATAAAATTTATTGATGCAGATACCAATGATTTAGTTTGGGAAGGTTCTTTAGAAAGTAAGATTTCAAAAAACAGAACTCCAGAACAAAGAGAGGCTCATTTAAAGGAGGTTATTTCTAAAATTTTACAAAAATATCCACCAAAAAATTAA